The following coding sequences lie in one Macadamia integrifolia cultivar HAES 741 unplaced genomic scaffold, SCU_Mint_v3 scaffold86, whole genome shotgun sequence genomic window:
- the LOC122070226 gene encoding uncharacterized protein LOC122070226, whose protein sequence is MEIPDRVQKPETLPCLKASSSSPPLLLSSSPSLSIKHKPTTEDTCSHEFFSHISSPRLRSKSVSPLPPIGILGGEALYLALDPIPVPSPQPKKTPSPSHLSLRSSTNSLPLQELLLLSPPLFDDPEPGSLKERKWRKKPLSRKAIEDVARAELLPWICRPLPPKKRKEISEANGARDPKEMDEGLCDKVGKPRRRKQEAAMKIKVA, encoded by the exons atgg AAATACCTGATCGAGTGCAAAAGCCAGAAACACTCCCTTGCCTCAAAGCCTCTTCTTCGTcccctcctctcctcctctcctcctctccttctctttcaatcAAACACAAGCCAACCACTGAAGATACATGCAGCCATGAATTCTTCTCCCACATTTCGTCTCCCCGCCTACGAAGCAAATCTGTTTCTCCTCTTCCTCCGATCGGGATTTTAGGGGGCGAAGCCCTATATCTCGCTCTTGATCCCATTCCCGTGCCTTCTCCCCAACCTAAGAAAACCCCTTCGCCTTCTCATCTCTCTTTGAGATCTTCAACTAACTCTCTTCCTCTTCAAGAACTGTTACTCCTTTCTCCTCCCCTCTTTGACGATCCAGAACCCGGCTCCTTGAAAGAACGGAAATGGCGGAAGAAGCCCTTGAGCCGGAAGGCCATTGAAGACGTTGCAAGAGCAGAGTTGCTTCCATGGATCTGCCGGCCTCTCCCTCCCAAGAAACGTAAGGAGATCTCGGAGGCGAATGGAGCTAGAGATCCAAAAGAGATGGATGAGGGTCTGTGTGATAAGGTTGGGAAACCAAGGAGAAGAAAGCAG GAAGCAGCGATGAAGATCAAAGTAGCCTAG